One window of the Pseudarthrobacter sp. ATCC 49987 genome contains the following:
- the mraY gene encoding phospho-N-acetylmuramoyl-pentapeptide-transferase, producing MIALLMGAGLALLFAFLGTPLFIRFLVRKSYGQFIRDDGPTSHHTKRGTPTMGGTVVVLAVLASYGITHLVMWLLNPASPGPSASALLLLFLMVGMGLVGFLDDFIKISKQRSLGLNAKAKLILQAAVGIIFAVLALQFPDEGGATPASYQISLVRDIPWLNLAFAGTVVGAILFVLWSNLIITAATNGVNLTDGLDGLAAGASIMVFGAYTLMGIWQSNQACGSPRQAGAGCYSVRDPLDLALLAAILSAALVGFLWWNTSPAKIFMGDTGSLAIGGAVAGFAILSRTELLLAFIGGLFVLITLSVIIQVGYFKITKGKRFFKMAPLQHHFELKGWAEVTVVVRFWILCGLFVAAGLGIFYAEWVVLL from the coding sequence GTGATTGCACTGCTGATGGGCGCCGGACTGGCCCTGCTGTTTGCCTTCCTGGGCACCCCGCTATTCATCCGCTTCCTGGTCCGGAAGAGCTACGGGCAATTCATCCGGGATGACGGACCCACCTCGCACCACACCAAGCGCGGCACCCCCACCATGGGAGGCACCGTCGTCGTCCTCGCCGTGCTCGCGAGCTACGGCATCACCCACCTCGTCATGTGGCTGCTCAACCCGGCGTCACCGGGCCCCTCCGCCTCGGCCCTGCTGCTGCTGTTCCTGATGGTCGGCATGGGCCTCGTCGGCTTCCTGGATGACTTCATCAAGATCTCCAAGCAACGAAGCCTGGGCCTGAACGCCAAGGCCAAGCTGATCCTGCAGGCCGCCGTAGGCATCATCTTCGCGGTCCTGGCGCTGCAGTTCCCGGACGAGGGCGGCGCGACACCGGCGTCCTACCAGATCTCCCTGGTCCGCGATATCCCGTGGCTGAACCTGGCCTTCGCCGGCACCGTCGTCGGCGCCATTCTCTTCGTGTTGTGGTCGAACCTGATCATCACCGCCGCCACCAACGGCGTGAACCTCACGGACGGCCTCGACGGCCTTGCCGCTGGCGCGTCCATTATGGTCTTCGGCGCTTACACCCTGATGGGGATCTGGCAGAGCAACCAGGCCTGCGGGTCCCCGCGGCAGGCCGGCGCCGGCTGCTACAGCGTCCGTGACCCGCTGGACCTGGCACTGCTCGCGGCCATCCTCAGTGCGGCCCTGGTCGGCTTCCTGTGGTGGAACACGTCACCGGCAAAGATCTTCATGGGGGACACCGGATCACTCGCCATCGGCGGTGCTGTCGCCGGCTTCGCCATCCTGTCCCGGACCGAACTGCTGCTCGCCTTCATCGGCGGCCTCTTCGTCCTGATCACCCTCTCGGTGATCATCCAGGTCGGCTACTTCAAGATCACCAAGGGCAAACGGTTCTTCAAGATGGCCCCGCTCCAGCACCACTTTGAACTCAAAGGCTGGGCCGAGGTCACCGTCGTCGTCCGGTTCTGGATTTTGTGCGGACTCTTTGTGGCCGCCGGCCTGGGCATCTTCTACGCCGAATGGGTGGTACTGCTGTGA